In a genomic window of Urocitellus parryii isolate mUroPar1 chromosome 11, mUroPar1.hap1, whole genome shotgun sequence:
- the Pars2 gene encoding putative proline--tRNA ligase, mitochondrial isoform X2 has protein sequence MEGLLTRCRALCTWATCSHQLSRYISHRCHHSASGRGQRLILSRMFQPQNLREDQVLSVEGKSSDLTCKSQRLMLQVGLILPASPGCYHLLPYTVRAMEKLVRVIDQEMQGIGGQKISMPSLSPAELWQATNRWDLMGKELLRLRDRHGKEYCLGPTHEEAITALIASQKKLSYKQLPFLLYQVTRKFRDEPRPRFGLLRSREFYMKDMYTFDSSPEAAQQTYGLVCDAYCSLFDRLGLRFIKAQADVGSIGGTMSHEFQLPVDIGEDRLAVCPSCSFSANVETLGLSQMNCPACQGPLTETKGIEVGHTFYLGTKYSSIFNAQFTNAHGKPSLAEMGCYGLGVTRILAAAIEVLSTEDCIRWPRLLAPYQVCLIPPKAASKEEAAAELMGHLYDHITEALPQLHGEVLLDDRTHLTIGNRLKDANKLGYPFVIIAGKRALEDPAHFEVWCQNTGEVLFLTKEGVMEFLTQVQVV, from the coding sequence ATGGAAGGGCTACTGACAAGATGCAGAGCATTATGCACCTGGGCCACCTGCAGCCACCAGCTCTCCAGATACATATCCCACAGGTGTCACCACTCTGCCTCAGGGAGAGGGCAGCGCTTGATATTGTCCCGCATGTTTCAGCCACAGAACCTCCGGGAAGACCAGGTGCTTTCTGTGGAGGGAAAATCTAGCGACCTGACTTGTAAGAGCCAGCGACTAATGCTGCAGGTGGGTCTGATCCTCCCAGCAAGCCCTGGCTGTTACCATCTCCTGCCCTACACCGTTCGTGCTATGGAGAAGCTTGTGCGAGTGATAGACCAGGAGATGCAGGGGATTGGGGGGCAGAAAATCAGCATGCCCAGCCTCAGCCCAGCAGAACTCTGGCAGGCCACCAACCGCTGGGACCTGATGGGCAAGGAGCTGCTAAGACTTAGAGACAGGCATGGTAAGGAATACTGCTTAGGTCCAACTCACGAGGAGGCCATTACTGCCCTTATTGCCTCCCAGAAGAAACTGTCCTACAAGCAGCTTCCATTTCTACTGTACCAAGTGACGAGGAAGTTTCGGGATGAGCCTAGGCCCCGCTTTGGTCTTCTCCGTAGCCGAGAGTTTTACATGAAAGATATGTACACCTTCGACTCTTCCCCAGAGGCTGCCCAGCAAACCTATGGCCTGGTGTGTGATGCCTACTGCAGCCTATTTGACAGGCTGGGGCTGCGATTTATCAAGGCCCAGGCAGATGTGGGTAGTATTGGGGGCACAATGTCTCATGAGTTCCAGCTACCAGTGGATATTGGAGAGGACCGGCTTGCAGTCTGTCCAAGCTGCAGCTTCTCAGCCAACGTGGAGACACTAGGCTTGTCACAGATGAATTgccctgcctgccagggcccactgACTGAAACGAAAGGCATTGAGGTAGGACATACATTCTACCTGGGTACCAAGTATTCTTCCATTTTCAATGCCCAGTTTACCAATGCTCATGGTAAACCATCCCTGGCTGAAATGGGGTGCTATGGCTTGGGTGTGACACGGATCTTGGCTGCTGCTATTGAAGTTCTCTCTACAGAAGATTGTATCCGCTGGCCCCGCCTTCTGGCCCCTTACCAAGTCTGCCTCATCCCCCCTAAGGCAGCCAGTAAGGAGGAGGCTGCTGCAGAGCTCATGGGGCACCTGTATGACCACATCACAGAGGCTCTGCCTCAGCTCCATGGGGAGGTCCTTCTGGACGACAGGACCCATCTTACCATTGGAAATAGACTGAAAGATGCCAACAAGCTCGGCTACCCCTTCGTGATAATTGCTGGCAAGAGGGCCCTGGAGGACCCTGCACATTTTGAGGTTTGGTGTCAAAACACTGGTGAGGTGCTCTTCCTCACCAAAGAAGGAGTCATGGAATTCTTGACCCAAGTGCAAGTTGTCTAA
- the Pars2 gene encoding putative proline--tRNA ligase, mitochondrial isoform X1: protein MVPASLCQVVMEGLLTRCRALCTWATCSHQLSRYISHRCHHSASGRGQRLILSRMFQPQNLREDQVLSVEGKSSDLTCKSQRLMLQVGLILPASPGCYHLLPYTVRAMEKLVRVIDQEMQGIGGQKISMPSLSPAELWQATNRWDLMGKELLRLRDRHGKEYCLGPTHEEAITALIASQKKLSYKQLPFLLYQVTRKFRDEPRPRFGLLRSREFYMKDMYTFDSSPEAAQQTYGLVCDAYCSLFDRLGLRFIKAQADVGSIGGTMSHEFQLPVDIGEDRLAVCPSCSFSANVETLGLSQMNCPACQGPLTETKGIEVGHTFYLGTKYSSIFNAQFTNAHGKPSLAEMGCYGLGVTRILAAAIEVLSTEDCIRWPRLLAPYQVCLIPPKAASKEEAAAELMGHLYDHITEALPQLHGEVLLDDRTHLTIGNRLKDANKLGYPFVIIAGKRALEDPAHFEVWCQNTGEVLFLTKEGVMEFLTQVQVV from the exons ATG GtacctgcttccctgtgccaggTTGTCATGGAAGGGCTACTGACAAGATGCAGAGCATTATGCACCTGGGCCACCTGCAGCCACCAGCTCTCCAGATACATATCCCACAGGTGTCACCACTCTGCCTCAGGGAGAGGGCAGCGCTTGATATTGTCCCGCATGTTTCAGCCACAGAACCTCCGGGAAGACCAGGTGCTTTCTGTGGAGGGAAAATCTAGCGACCTGACTTGTAAGAGCCAGCGACTAATGCTGCAGGTGGGTCTGATCCTCCCAGCAAGCCCTGGCTGTTACCATCTCCTGCCCTACACCGTTCGTGCTATGGAGAAGCTTGTGCGAGTGATAGACCAGGAGATGCAGGGGATTGGGGGGCAGAAAATCAGCATGCCCAGCCTCAGCCCAGCAGAACTCTGGCAGGCCACCAACCGCTGGGACCTGATGGGCAAGGAGCTGCTAAGACTTAGAGACAGGCATGGTAAGGAATACTGCTTAGGTCCAACTCACGAGGAGGCCATTACTGCCCTTATTGCCTCCCAGAAGAAACTGTCCTACAAGCAGCTTCCATTTCTACTGTACCAAGTGACGAGGAAGTTTCGGGATGAGCCTAGGCCCCGCTTTGGTCTTCTCCGTAGCCGAGAGTTTTACATGAAAGATATGTACACCTTCGACTCTTCCCCAGAGGCTGCCCAGCAAACCTATGGCCTGGTGTGTGATGCCTACTGCAGCCTATTTGACAGGCTGGGGCTGCGATTTATCAAGGCCCAGGCAGATGTGGGTAGTATTGGGGGCACAATGTCTCATGAGTTCCAGCTACCAGTGGATATTGGAGAGGACCGGCTTGCAGTCTGTCCAAGCTGCAGCTTCTCAGCCAACGTGGAGACACTAGGCTTGTCACAGATGAATTgccctgcctgccagggcccactgACTGAAACGAAAGGCATTGAGGTAGGACATACATTCTACCTGGGTACCAAGTATTCTTCCATTTTCAATGCCCAGTTTACCAATGCTCATGGTAAACCATCCCTGGCTGAAATGGGGTGCTATGGCTTGGGTGTGACACGGATCTTGGCTGCTGCTATTGAAGTTCTCTCTACAGAAGATTGTATCCGCTGGCCCCGCCTTCTGGCCCCTTACCAAGTCTGCCTCATCCCCCCTAAGGCAGCCAGTAAGGAGGAGGCTGCTGCAGAGCTCATGGGGCACCTGTATGACCACATCACAGAGGCTCTGCCTCAGCTCCATGGGGAGGTCCTTCTGGACGACAGGACCCATCTTACCATTGGAAATAGACTGAAAGATGCCAACAAGCTCGGCTACCCCTTCGTGATAATTGCTGGCAAGAGGGCCCTGGAGGACCCTGCACATTTTGAGGTTTGGTGTCAAAACACTGGTGAGGTGCTCTTCCTCACCAAAGAAGGAGTCATGGAATTCTTGACCCAAGTGCAAGTTGTCTAA